From a region of the Synechococcus sp. RS9916 genome:
- the pstB gene encoding phosphate ABC transporter ATP-binding protein PstB, whose amino-acid sequence MSLENVSISYGGYEAVRNVYCEIPRGKVTAFIGPSGCGKSTVLRSLNRMNDLIEGCSLTGRVLFDGADLYHPTVDPVEVRRRIGMVFQQPNPFPKSIYENIAFGARINGYIGDMDELVERSLRQAAVWDECKDKLKESGCSLSGGQQQRLCIARTIAIQPEVILMDEPCSALDPISTLKIEETMHELKKTFTIVIVTHNMQQAVRVSDMTAFFNAEAQEGGSGKVGYLVEFNQTDKIFNAPTQQATNDYVSGRFG is encoded by the coding sequence ATGTCGCTTGAGAACGTCTCGATCAGTTACGGGGGCTATGAAGCGGTTCGCAACGTTTACTGCGAAATCCCCAGAGGGAAAGTCACTGCATTTATCGGCCCGTCGGGATGCGGCAAGTCGACTGTGCTGCGGTCTTTGAACCGCATGAATGACTTAATTGAGGGGTGCAGCCTGACTGGGCGGGTGCTTTTTGATGGTGCCGATCTGTATCACCCAACGGTCGATCCGGTGGAAGTGCGCCGTCGGATTGGAATGGTGTTTCAGCAACCCAATCCTTTCCCCAAAAGCATCTACGAGAACATTGCCTTTGGAGCCAGGATCAACGGCTACATCGGCGACATGGATGAGCTGGTGGAGCGGTCTCTCCGCCAGGCAGCCGTCTGGGATGAATGCAAAGACAAGCTTAAAGAGAGCGGTTGCTCACTCTCAGGAGGTCAGCAACAACGCCTGTGCATTGCTCGCACGATAGCGATTCAACCGGAAGTGATCCTGATGGATGAACCGTGTTCCGCACTCGATCCGATCTCAACATTGAAGATCGAAGAAACCATGCATGAACTGAAGAAAACGTTCACGATTGTGATCGTGACCCACAACATGCAGCAGGCCGTGCGTGTCAGCGACATGACCGCATTTTTCAATGCCGAGGCTCAAGAGGGTGGCTCCGGGAAAGTTGGCTATCTGGTGGAATTCAATCAAACAGACAAGATTTTCAACGCACCAACCCAGCAAGCCACCAACGATTACGTCTCCGGCCGTTTCGGCTGA